Proteins encoded together in one Leptospira semungkisensis window:
- the nadE gene encoding NAD(+) synthase encodes MSIYRCTAVSLHTTPLDFKGNRERILSAIETCDSSSLILFPELCISGYGCEDAFYFSWVWEHSWKSLKEIAKATTNKTVIVGLPFFQSPYLFNVSAVLQNGKIIGLVPKQNLAQTGVHYENRWFAKGEESRNYALTPDGTELPFGTLLFESPDFNFGIEICEDSWVQTRPGQYLVEAGADLILSPGASHFALGKQQIRKKMFSESSRNSSTAILYANLNGNESGRLIFEGGSLGFIDGNVSVEGAKLHFTDFECTHLDLNSSELRSNRARNFRSSGTKEFRARGRGLQRIEIASLPKTSSKQIGKPIQAVENRFEDFTRATSLGLFDYLRKSKTKGYTLSLSGGADSAACALLVKAAVLLSDKELGSKYLDSIGIDRKNILFTLFQGTENNSETTKNSARELSEELGFPHASISVDSEVSSMLEKISSVKGLIPNWKDHNLALQNIQARVRSPLVWLLANLNGHLLLSTGNRSEASVGYTTMDGDSSGSVAPLTGVSKEFLLTWLQNVHEGKDPILPEIKALAGILNSKPSAELKPLSEKQEDEKDLMPYPLLQKLERNFVFLGKDPENLLESGEWKDESQANDGKNKFLKLFSASQWKRERLPPSFHLDEYGLDPKSSFRFPILSEIRF; translated from the coding sequence ATGTCCATCTATCGTTGCACAGCCGTCAGCCTTCACACTACTCCTTTAGATTTTAAGGGAAACCGAGAGAGAATTCTTTCCGCGATCGAGACTTGCGACTCTTCTTCTTTGATCTTATTTCCCGAACTTTGCATCTCAGGTTACGGCTGCGAGGACGCATTTTATTTTTCTTGGGTGTGGGAACATTCCTGGAAAAGCCTGAAGGAAATTGCAAAGGCTACCACGAACAAAACTGTGATCGTCGGACTTCCCTTCTTTCAAAGTCCCTATTTATTCAATGTGTCAGCTGTCCTCCAAAATGGAAAAATAATCGGTCTTGTTCCGAAACAAAACCTGGCGCAAACAGGAGTGCATTACGAAAACAGATGGTTTGCGAAGGGAGAAGAATCCAGAAATTATGCGCTCACCCCGGATGGCACAGAACTGCCCTTCGGAACACTTTTATTTGAAAGCCCTGATTTCAATTTCGGAATAGAGATTTGCGAGGATTCCTGGGTCCAAACCCGTCCAGGACAATATTTGGTAGAAGCGGGAGCCGATCTGATCCTCTCTCCCGGGGCTTCTCATTTTGCACTCGGAAAACAACAGATCAGAAAGAAGATGTTCTCTGAATCTTCCCGAAACTCTTCTACTGCAATACTTTACGCAAACTTAAACGGAAATGAATCCGGACGACTCATTTTCGAAGGCGGTTCTTTAGGATTTATAGATGGGAACGTATCGGTAGAAGGTGCTAAGTTGCATTTTACTGATTTTGAATGCACTCATTTGGATCTAAATTCCTCCGAACTCAGATCGAATCGAGCTAGAAATTTTAGATCTTCCGGAACCAAAGAATTTCGCGCCAGAGGAAGAGGATTGCAAAGAATAGAGATTGCCTCTCTTCCCAAAACTTCTTCCAAACAAATAGGCAAACCGATTCAGGCCGTCGAAAATCGTTTCGAGGATTTTACAAGAGCAACCTCACTCGGGCTGTTCGATTATTTAAGAAAATCTAAAACAAAAGGTTACACTCTTTCTCTTTCCGGAGGAGCGGACAGCGCGGCCTGCGCGCTGTTAGTGAAAGCAGCAGTCCTTCTTTCGGACAAGGAACTTGGATCCAAGTATTTGGATTCCATCGGAATCGATCGAAAAAACATTCTGTTCACCTTATTCCAAGGAACGGAAAATAATTCGGAGACTACAAAGAATTCTGCAAGAGAACTTTCCGAAGAATTAGGATTTCCTCATGCTTCCATCAGTGTGGATTCGGAAGTTAGCTCCATGCTCGAAAAGATTTCTTCAGTCAAGGGTCTTATTCCAAACTGGAAGGATCATAATCTCGCGCTTCAGAATATACAAGCGAGGGTCCGCTCTCCTCTTGTCTGGTTGCTTGCAAACTTGAATGGACATCTTCTTCTTTCTACCGGGAATAGAAGTGAGGCAAGCGTAGGATATACTACCATGGATGGAGATTCTTCCGGCTCAGTGGCTCCATTGACCGGGGTGAGTAAGGAGTTCCTTCTCACTTGGCTTCAGAATGTGCATGAGGGGAAGGATCCGATCCTTCCGGAAATCAAAGCACTCGCCGGGATCTTAAATTCGAAACCGAGCGCAGAACTAAAACCTCTTTCAGAAAAGCAAGAAGATGAGAAAGACCTAATGCCTTATCCTCTTCTTCAAAAACTAGAACGCAATTTTGTATTTTTAGGAAAAGATCCGGAGAATCTTTTAGAATCCGGAGAATGGAAGGACGAAAGCCAAGCTAACGACGGCAAAAACAAATTCCTAAAATTATTCTCCGCAAGCCAATGGAAGAGAGAAAGGCTTCCGCCTTCTTTTCATTTGGATGAATACGGATTGGATCCTAAATCCAGCTTTCGCTTTCCGATCTTGAGTGAGATCCGGTTTTAA
- a CDS encoding flagellar filament outer layer protein FlaA, with protein MAKSIFLLILCLVLEFLPNQAWAPPVTRDRDESNRVLQLEKVLGDWKHYNLFLVDSFEGERPWEVYRGVSFLNRIEYVSQVPNSPAFVKERELYKASPPEEYRSMMVQTFFENPKHEHLEIRPKEPIRLPIGIPVRVFFWAYSSNHNVVLEIVFNQKKSKEIVLELGDLKFDGWKRMEVKLDIPVQNVRLNQSLRFPLEVSSIRIKPSPFQAKGEFFFYLDRFGILIDSREEAYPGAEIKDNWGTAL; from the coding sequence GTGGCCAAATCCATTTTTCTCCTGATTCTATGCCTCGTGTTGGAGTTCCTACCCAACCAAGCATGGGCACCTCCTGTAACGAGGGATCGGGATGAATCCAATCGAGTACTGCAGCTTGAAAAAGTACTCGGAGACTGGAAGCATTACAATCTTTTTCTGGTGGATTCCTTTGAAGGAGAAAGACCTTGGGAAGTGTATAGAGGTGTCTCTTTCTTAAATAGAATAGAATATGTTTCTCAGGTCCCGAACTCTCCTGCCTTCGTCAAGGAAAGAGAATTGTACAAGGCCTCTCCTCCAGAAGAATACAGATCCATGATGGTCCAAACCTTCTTCGAAAATCCTAAGCACGAACATTTAGAAATCCGTCCAAAGGAACCGATCCGCTTACCCATCGGGATCCCAGTACGAGTATTTTTCTGGGCATATTCCTCCAATCATAACGTAGTCTTAGAGATCGTATTCAATCAGAAGAAGTCGAAGGAAATCGTTTTGGAGTTAGGAGATCTAAAGTTCGACGGATGGAAAAGAATGGAAGTGAAGTTAGACATACCTGTTCAAAATGTACGACTCAATCAATCACTTCGTTTTCCTTTGGAAGTAAGCTCGATCCGTATTAAGCCGAGCCCATTCCAAGCAAAGGGAGAATTTTTCTTTTATCTGGATCGCTTCGGCATACTTATAGATAGCAGAGAAGAAGCCTATCCTGGTGCCGAGATCAAAGACAATTGGGGTACTGCTCTTTAA
- a CDS encoding bactofilin family protein yields MSEESIDTIIGEDIQFRGKLRFNNALKIKGQFKGTIETSGSLIVGETGRVEADIEAGTLEVEGDLKGNINASSKVSVRKTGKLVGDVRTPDLEIESGAKFSGNCIM; encoded by the coding sequence ATGAGCGAAGAATCCATAGACACCATCATCGGCGAAGATATCCAGTTCCGCGGAAAGCTCCGATTCAATAACGCACTCAAGATCAAAGGCCAATTCAAGGGCACGATCGAAACCTCAGGCTCCCTCATCGTGGGTGAGACAGGCAGAGTAGAGGCGGATATCGAAGCGGGAACTCTCGAAGTCGAAGGAGATCTAAAAGGAAATATCAACGCTTCTTCCAAGGTCTCGGTCCGCAAGACCGGAAAATTAGTGGGAGATGTTCGCACTCCCGATCTAGAAATCGAGTCGGGAGCAAAATTCAGCGGAAACTGCATCATGTAA
- a CDS encoding HAD family hydrolase yields MRSPLFVFDLMDTLIKDPFHLALGSLLPRDQWEEFRKGRETQAFLDFEMGRIEEEEFFNRFYLDSHKDKGLPHPQDLKNKMFSKIEVIPETVEIVKELREKGFQILLASNYSIWYKEILKFQEIGELLHSLNGLYFSCEMGVRKPAQEYYQWIETDHPGREYVFVDDNATNVEVAGYMNWNSFKFNPKKPNELREFLKEQYPNCL; encoded by the coding sequence ATGAGATCTCCGCTCTTCGTCTTCGATTTAATGGATACTTTGATCAAGGATCCCTTTCATTTGGCCCTAGGGAGTCTTCTTCCTAGAGATCAGTGGGAAGAATTTAGGAAAGGCCGAGAAACGCAAGCCTTCTTAGATTTCGAAATGGGCAGAATCGAAGAAGAGGAATTTTTTAATCGATTTTATTTAGATTCTCATAAGGACAAGGGTCTTCCTCATCCTCAGGATCTGAAAAATAAGATGTTCTCTAAGATCGAAGTGATCCCTGAAACAGTAGAGATCGTAAAAGAGCTGAGAGAGAAAGGCTTTCAGATACTACTTGCGAGCAACTACTCGATTTGGTACAAAGAGATCTTAAAATTCCAAGAAATCGGAGAGCTCTTACATTCTCTAAACGGATTATATTTCTCTTGTGAGATGGGAGTGCGTAAGCCTGCCCAAGAATATTATCAATGGATAGAAACGGATCATCCAGGAAGAGAGTATGTGTTTGTGGATGATAACGCGACCAATGTGGAAGTCGCAGGTTACATGAACTGGAACTCTTTTAAATTCAATCCTAAGAAGCCGAATGAACTTAGGGAATTTCTTAAAGAGCAGTACCCCAATTGTCTTTGA
- a CDS encoding YggS family pyridoxal phosphate-dependent enzyme encodes MGVSENYKSIIQEIGSIRPERPPVLIAVSKYQPQAKVRDGLAGGVLHFGENRVQEGSEKFKDLGIAGKDFILHHIGPVQSSHIRKYPGIFSYVHGLGSKKILEELLSRMEREKWELKYFLQVNLTGEDSKSGFSKEDAISLLKNKSDLFGEYCKLEGLMTMGPSSGDPEITRTVFRELANIRKEFLPEGKLSMGMSGDYRIAIEEGSDYLRIGTAIFGERE; translated from the coding sequence GTGGGAGTCTCAGAAAATTATAAATCGATAATACAAGAGATAGGATCCATTCGTCCGGAAAGGCCTCCTGTGCTGATCGCTGTCTCTAAATACCAACCGCAAGCTAAAGTAAGAGATGGTCTGGCCGGAGGAGTTCTTCATTTCGGAGAGAATCGGGTCCAAGAAGGTAGCGAGAAGTTTAAGGATCTTGGGATTGCCGGAAAGGATTTTATACTTCATCATATAGGCCCGGTCCAATCCTCCCATATTCGAAAGTATCCTGGAATATTCTCTTATGTGCATGGCCTAGGTTCTAAAAAGATTCTGGAGGAACTTCTTTCCAGAATGGAGAGAGAAAAGTGGGAATTGAAATATTTCCTACAAGTCAATCTAACGGGAGAGGATAGTAAGTCAGGCTTTTCTAAGGAAGACGCAATCTCTCTCTTAAAAAACAAAAGTGATCTTTTTGGAGAATATTGTAAGCTGGAAGGACTCATGACCATGGGGCCAAGTTCCGGCGATCCAGAGATCACTCGTACTGTCTTTCGAGAACTAGCAAATATCCGAAAGGAGTTCCTTCCCGAAGGAAAATTATCCATGGGAATGTCGGGTGATTATAGGATTGCGATAGAAGAAGGAAGCGACTATCTGAGAATTGGAACTGCGATATTCGGAGAAAGAGAATGA
- a CDS encoding LIC11073 family putative lipoprotein has translation MGSKFRVLQAWLRSNLKNRILAAVFWSLVPFFSFCGINTDVTQSPYVFVTPVSVPQIFSIVAIYDNIDPHKPEYSLGYYITNEEPQFVGYNLYITFAIPSAGETLSNSNLYLENGVQPSFPALAVQASTANLTTHTVANLQAYAPIQMFQKCEVYTFTMRALLNTGITSNMSTPVTRCSTTYPDHCGTDTSCNPSACTVSSCSVSIRDSCPVGTACNPCTKGNQATGCRCPSGETPPGCNL, from the coding sequence GTGGGTTCTAAATTTAGAGTCTTACAAGCCTGGCTTAGGAGCAACCTAAAAAACCGAATCCTTGCGGCCGTTTTCTGGTCCTTGGTTCCCTTTTTTTCTTTTTGCGGGATCAATACGGATGTGACTCAGTCACCGTATGTATTTGTGACTCCTGTTTCAGTTCCTCAGATCTTTAGTATCGTTGCTATTTACGACAATATCGATCCTCATAAGCCTGAGTACAGTCTTGGTTACTACATTACCAACGAAGAACCTCAATTCGTGGGTTATAATTTATATATTACTTTCGCGATCCCTTCTGCGGGAGAGACCTTAAGCAATTCCAACCTGTATTTGGAAAATGGAGTCCAACCTTCTTTTCCTGCGTTGGCGGTCCAAGCTTCTACTGCAAATCTTACAACTCATACAGTTGCAAATTTGCAAGCGTACGCTCCGATTCAGATGTTCCAAAAATGCGAAGTGTATACGTTCACAATGCGTGCCTTGCTAAACACAGGGATCACTTCGAATATGTCGACTCCGGTCACTCGATGCAGCACTACTTATCCGGATCATTGCGGCACTGACACGAGTTGCAATCCTTCTGCCTGTACAGTGAGTTCTTGCTCTGTTTCCATTCGGGATTCTTGTCCTGTAGGAACTGCTTGCAATCCATGTACGAAAGGAAATCAAGCAACTGGCTGCCGCTGCCCTTCCGGAGAAACTCCTCCCGGCTGCAATCTATGA
- the rsmI gene encoding 16S rRNA (cytidine(1402)-2'-O)-methyltransferase: protein MTTPEGEPRFQIQPGTAYVVATPIGNLEDITLRALQVLKQSDVIYCENAGHSRRLFQAYEIHTPAKTLYKDQSDRPFSGIIQDLKAGRTLALVSDAGTPGVSDPGSQLVRVLREEKLPIVPIPGPSALTAMLSISGWQVQPSVFLGFLSEKKQKKRNQLKEWESFEGALALFESVHRIRDTLAAIRETFPSSPMLLGRELTKIHEEILKIDPSQDLATLKFPEKGEFVVLIYTNPKKMLNGRVGEADTLE from the coding sequence ATGACGACTCCGGAAGGAGAACCTAGATTTCAGATCCAGCCTGGAACCGCCTATGTGGTAGCAACACCAATCGGTAATCTAGAAGACATCACGCTGAGAGCCTTGCAAGTGCTGAAGCAAAGCGATGTGATCTACTGTGAAAACGCCGGGCATAGCCGCAGGCTTTTTCAAGCCTATGAAATACATACTCCCGCAAAGACATTGTACAAGGATCAATCCGATCGCCCTTTCTCTGGGATCATCCAGGATCTAAAAGCAGGCAGGACCTTGGCTCTTGTCTCAGATGCAGGAACTCCTGGTGTCTCCGATCCTGGTTCCCAATTGGTTCGAGTATTGAGAGAAGAGAAACTTCCCATCGTCCCCATTCCTGGGCCGAGTGCACTCACCGCAATGCTTTCTATCTCAGGCTGGCAAGTGCAACCCTCTGTCTTTCTTGGCTTCCTTTCGGAGAAGAAGCAGAAGAAAAGGAACCAACTTAAAGAGTGGGAATCTTTTGAAGGAGCCTTGGCTCTATTTGAATCGGTCCATAGGATCCGAGACACTCTCGCAGCAATCCGGGAAACCTTCCCTTCTTCTCCTATGCTCTTGGGAAGGGAACTTACAAAGATCCACGAGGAAATCCTGAAAATCGACCCTTCTCAGGACCTTGCGACCCTGAAATTCCCGGAAAAGGGGGAATTTGTAGTATTAATCTATACAAATCCTAAAAAAATGCTTAACGGACGTGTCGGGGAAGCCGATACTTTGGAGTGA
- a CDS encoding iron-containing alcohol dehydrogenase — MPILPDWINFNFPTKIHFEADCGFKMGNFIKNIGSRAVILSTQSELENMDEFSIIKTSLEKHIDGVILYDNIEKEPTLKELDTAAYFARISNANCIIGYGSFESLNTAKLVALLANNDSFAEEIFVSKRAQKLKRPIPLVLIPTHPVMGLECAPISTVYLDEDRTVRYFSHEYLFPEMVIADAKISAFMTSADVAKVGVGILAAAVDSILSKYSNELTNSSSLRAIEIIYKNLVPAIRDPKNLQYKNSIFGASLLVGMSHSSSSLGLCYALSLAASNLTNLDVFQAMSILLPHVMEYNLTSSAGKYVMIAKALDEDITNISVIEAAIKAVEGIRKIYIELKIPQRLSEYEVRKIDLPGIASLASSFPFLDSLPRELPKNEIETILVAAF, encoded by the coding sequence ATGCCGATACTCCCCGATTGGATTAATTTCAATTTTCCTACCAAGATCCATTTTGAAGCCGATTGCGGTTTCAAAATGGGAAATTTCATCAAGAACATTGGTTCTCGCGCGGTCATCCTCTCCACTCAAAGTGAATTGGAGAATATGGATGAGTTCTCCATCATAAAGACTTCTTTAGAAAAGCATATTGATGGAGTCATTCTCTACGACAATATCGAGAAGGAACCTACTCTTAAAGAATTGGATACTGCCGCCTACTTCGCTAGGATCTCCAATGCCAATTGCATTATAGGTTACGGCTCTTTCGAAAGCTTAAATACTGCAAAGTTAGTCGCTCTTCTTGCAAACAACGACTCATTTGCAGAAGAGATCTTTGTTTCTAAGAGGGCGCAAAAATTAAAGAGACCTATCCCTCTTGTTTTAATTCCCACTCATCCAGTCATGGGATTGGAATGTGCACCTATTTCTACAGTGTATTTGGACGAGGACAGGACAGTTCGTTATTTCTCTCATGAGTATTTGTTTCCGGAAATGGTGATCGCGGACGCTAAGATTAGCGCGTTCATGACTTCTGCAGACGTTGCGAAAGTTGGAGTCGGGATCCTTGCAGCGGCGGTGGACAGCATTCTATCTAAATACTCTAACGAACTTACAAACTCTTCTTCTCTGAGAGCGATCGAGATTATTTATAAAAACCTTGTACCTGCAATCCGTGATCCTAAGAATTTGCAGTATAAGAACTCTATCTTCGGAGCAAGCCTTCTTGTAGGTATGTCTCACTCTTCCAGTTCATTAGGACTTTGTTATGCGCTTTCTTTGGCTGCTTCCAACCTAACGAACCTGGACGTGTTTCAGGCAATGTCGATCCTTCTTCCCCACGTAATGGAATACAACCTTACCTCTTCAGCAGGTAAATACGTGATGATCGCCAAGGCCTTGGACGAGGACATCACGAATATTTCAGTGATTGAGGCGGCGATTAAGGCAGTGGAAGGAATCCGTAAGATCTATATCGAATTGAAAATTCCGCAAAGACTTTCGGAATACGAAGTGAGAAAGATCGATCTTCCCGGAATCGCAAGCCTTGCTTCTTCTTTTCCATTCTTGGATTCTCTTCCCAGGGAATTGCCTAAGAATGAGATAGAGACAATTCTAGTCGCAGCCTTCTAA
- a CDS encoding LIC_20245 family lipoprotein: protein MTSIRKLIFVGGFIVFLILSLTLLFWTDDEKADSKSQKREADALAGLFGGGMNSSSSGSSNGGRTSADKSLFESSFFTAGKAEYREVDAAQNENKQPESDANNPVNPQTGKPYTNEEMERFQQLREKFPNNSLLPTRMTPGEKEQKKALEQRVSEATRAVLGRTASKDQVLTYYDFMEKQSKDRLEIVKYLVEIQKGSGDPDQEKKLENIQQTMIQQLDQVQKDKQRAFEQAGL from the coding sequence GTGACCAGCATTCGCAAACTTATCTTCGTCGGCGGCTTCATCGTTTTTCTGATCCTTTCATTGACCTTATTATTTTGGACAGATGACGAAAAAGCAGATTCTAAGTCCCAAAAACGGGAAGCGGATGCTTTAGCCGGTTTGTTTGGAGGAGGAATGAATTCCTCTTCTTCTGGATCTTCTAATGGAGGAAGAACTTCTGCAGACAAGTCCTTATTTGAATCTTCATTTTTCACTGCGGGCAAGGCGGAATACAGAGAAGTAGACGCGGCCCAGAATGAAAATAAGCAGCCGGAATCGGATGCGAATAATCCGGTCAATCCTCAGACTGGAAAGCCTTATACAAATGAGGAGATGGAGCGTTTCCAACAATTAAGAGAAAAGTTTCCGAATAATTCCCTTTTACCAACGCGCATGACTCCGGGCGAAAAGGAACAGAAAAAAGCTTTAGAACAAAGAGTTTCAGAAGCAACTAGAGCAGTGCTTGGTAGGACAGCTTCCAAGGACCAGGTGCTCACATATTACGATTTTATGGAAAAGCAATCTAAGGACAGATTGGAAATCGTAAAATACTTGGTAGAGATCCAAAAAGGTTCGGGAGATCCCGACCAGGAAAAAAAGCTCGAGAATATACAGCAAACCATGATCCAGCAGTTGGACCAAGTGCAGAAGGATAAGCAAAGAGCTTTCGAACAGGCTGGACTGTAG
- a CDS encoding 3-deoxy-D-manno-octulosonic acid transferase has protein sequence MLIIYRILTILLWPWIVLLSLFLPALRNFIRPRIQDRRRIRNFAFSSGEKKTIWMHAASVGELDQCKALAQVYKKKEPETFLIQTVFSDSVRDSSLEAFPADLKFRLPLDFPWSYHFIFKKFQPKSLVLMAWDRWPNLLLSARKRKIQTVLASAVITVPKGKWKKKFYRSVFSLFDKILPSHKSGEEKFKELLGKDFYIKTLGDSRFDSVIQKIESSSREFKRPKEYPFSRVFLLASTYKPCEDLILPLLNEESLKDTAFWIFPHKTDPQRIQEIETALEYSKVDYNLYSQTSFETIKSKVILFDVLGILAHAYRAGDFAYVGGALHNRVHNVLEPAYFGLPLLSGPKINHAPEAIELKNRGGLFVIQTREEILEVLKLNSERREAIRFSNREFVETGRGAAERIYKELESDRIL, from the coding sequence ATGCTTATTATCTATCGGATTTTGACGATCCTTCTTTGGCCTTGGATCGTACTTTTATCTCTCTTCTTGCCTGCGCTTCGAAATTTCATCCGGCCAAGGATCCAAGATAGAAGAAGGATCCGAAACTTTGCTTTCTCTTCCGGCGAAAAGAAGACAATCTGGATGCATGCTGCTTCTGTCGGAGAACTGGATCAATGCAAGGCACTTGCCCAAGTCTATAAGAAGAAGGAACCGGAAACGTTTCTGATCCAAACGGTCTTTTCCGACTCTGTTCGAGATTCCAGCTTAGAAGCATTTCCTGCAGATCTAAAATTCAGACTTCCTCTGGACTTTCCTTGGAGCTACCATTTCATTTTTAAAAAATTCCAACCGAAGAGCTTGGTTCTCATGGCTTGGGATCGTTGGCCGAATCTTCTTCTCTCCGCAAGAAAGAGAAAAATTCAAACAGTCCTTGCCTCTGCAGTGATCACGGTTCCTAAAGGAAAATGGAAAAAGAAATTTTATAGATCCGTTTTTTCTCTCTTCGATAAGATCCTTCCTTCCCATAAATCCGGAGAAGAGAAATTTAAAGAACTCTTAGGAAAGGATTTTTATATCAAGACCTTAGGAGATTCCAGATTCGACTCGGTGATCCAAAAGATAGAATCTAGTTCCAGAGAATTCAAGAGACCAAAAGAATATCCATTCTCTCGAGTCTTTCTTCTCGCATCCACATACAAACCTTGCGAAGATTTAATTCTTCCTTTATTGAACGAAGAGAGTTTGAAAGACACTGCCTTCTGGATATTCCCACACAAAACGGACCCACAAAGGATCCAAGAGATAGAAACCGCATTAGAATATTCTAAAGTAGATTATAATCTGTATTCTCAAACTTCTTTCGAGACAATCAAAAGTAAGGTGATCCTATTCGATGTCCTTGGAATACTTGCGCATGCGTATCGGGCAGGAGATTTTGCTTATGTAGGAGGAGCGCTTCACAACAGAGTTCATAATGTGCTCGAGCCGGCCTATTTCGGATTGCCACTTCTAAGCGGACCAAAAATCAATCATGCACCGGAAGCCATTGAACTCAAAAATAGAGGCGGCCTCTTCGTCATCCAAACTAGAGAAGAGATTTTAGAGGTGCTAAAATTGAATTCGGAAAGAAGAGAAGCCATCCGTTTTTCCAATAGAGAATTCGTAGAAACAGGAAGAGGCGCCGCTGAGAGAATTTATAAGGAATTGGAATCGGATCGAATTTTGTAG
- a CDS encoding flagellar biosynthesis anti-sigma factor FlgM, whose translation MTIDKIGGIGGGSYEPRKSTPVRKSETKESFDNISISDTAKQKASEARIQAEVQTITQKIVSSPVDSERSAKLKEVKEKLKNGDYDNLSPEILNAVADRVAESFLGR comes from the coding sequence ATGACTATAGATAAAATAGGCGGCATTGGCGGAGGCTCGTACGAACCTCGTAAATCGACTCCTGTTCGTAAAAGCGAGACCAAGGAATCATTCGATAATATTTCAATTTCAGATACAGCTAAGCAAAAAGCTTCCGAGGCTCGTATCCAAGCAGAAGTACAGACAATCACTCAAAAGATCGTCTCAAGCCCAGTTGATTCTGAGCGTTCTGCGAAACTTAAAGAAGTAAAGGAAAAACTGAAGAACGGAGATTACGACAATCTTAGTCCTGAAATCCTAAACGCGGTAGCTGATAGAGTTGCCGAGTCTTTCTTAGGACGCTAA